Sequence from the Deltaproteobacteria bacterium IMCC39524 genome:
CAATTCTGCTTCGGGAACCTGTGCGCTATGACGATGAGCTATACAACACAAAAGCACATCAAACCACCGTTATCATTGACTTATAGCGATAGCGCAGCCTGGTAGCGCACCTGCCTCATATAGACTTCAATTAAGGGGGTGTTTTTTCTCTTGACATACCTGACCAAAAAGGTAAGATATCAACCATCAGAGCATAGTTCTTCATTGTAACCTCCTAAAAGCAAAACCCATAGAACCCGTTGCCCCACTCTCCCCCTCCTGGATTGTGGGGCTTTTTTTTATTACAATGCAGGGTTTCTAGTAAACACCTCAAAAACGCCACTTCTTATCATCAAAACAATGCGAGGGGACTTTTAAGAGACATCTTCTTACTTTAAGAAAATCAGATTCAATAGTGATCAAAGTTTGAATTATGTAGTGAAATATCTATAAAACAATGTTATAAAAATTTACCACAATTTCTCTTCATGCTTTTGCATATTGAGAAAAGCCCCTGTCACATAGGGTGGCAGGGGCTCCCTTATTTGTTACGACCGTTGGGATGAAAGCTAGCTTTTGATAGGGCTATTCAGTAAGCTCTTTAACACACAAATTTATGGCCGCATGGATCATTTCCGAGCGGCCATTTTTATTTATCAGGGTAAGCAAGAATTTCGCAAACAATCCGTCTGAATACTTCAAAACGATGCGAGATAAATAGTAAAGCCCCAACCGGGGGTGGCTGGGGCTTGGAGGTAGAGCTTAAAGACTTAGACTAAGCCGGAGTAGACACGAAAGAACAACCCATAACCTGATCGTTTTGCCAAACCGGTTTGACGACTTCCCTGGTGAGGGGAAATGGCATAGCATCTACAGAGCAACCGAGGACTTTGAGTAAACTCTTCTCCGAACAGAGATCGAGTTCTTTGGGATGAATGTTCAGTTCGAGCCGAACCCCACCTTCGCTTATATCAATAATCCACGCACTAAAAGTCTTTTTTGTGCCAAGCACTTGAAGCATGCATGCACCATTTTTGATTTTATACCGTTCAAACTTTCGGGTCTTGTCGGTATTCATTTTCTTGTGCGTCCCGACACGATAGCCATTGGGAGCAAGGTCCTCAGGTGCCTCTCTACAATAATCAATACTGCATTGTAAGCGCCGACAAAGTGTGTGCAAAGTCCCTTCACAATAACTTTCCACC
This genomic interval carries:
- a CDS encoding PilZ domain-containing protein, whose amino-acid sequence is MNTDKTRKFERYKIKNGACMLQVLGTKKTFSAWIIDISEGGVRLELNIHPKELDLCSEKSLLKVLGCSVDAMPFPLTREVVKPVWQNDQVMGCSFVSTPA